The sequence below is a genomic window from Terriglobia bacterium.
CGGAATGTTCGACCCATTCGGTGGCGCTCAACTGGTGGGTGTACGGCACGTCGTCGTAGGACCAGTAGATGAACAGGGGTGTGCCGATGAAGCTGGAACGCGGCGCCGGACCCCAGAAGCGGCTGTCGTTGCTGTTGTCGCGGTTGTCGCCCATCATGAAAAACTGGTCGGGGCCGAGGGTGATCGGGCCGAAGTCATCGCGGCGCTGGAACTCCACGGGATCGGTGTGGATGGCGTAGCGCTCGACGAGCTTCTTGTCATTGATGTACACGTCGCGATGACGGACCTGTAAGGTTTCGCCGGGCAGGCCGATGACGCGTTTGACCAGCCGGAGGTTGGGTTCTTCGGGCGACCAGAATGCGAGGATCTCGCCGCGTTGAATGGTTCGAGACGGCAGATACTTCTGAATGGCTCCGGGGTAATTGGCCGGGAACGCGACCTTATCCAGGAAAAAGTGATCGCCGACCAGGATTGTCGGCGTCATCGACTCGCTCGGCACCACGGTGGCCTGCGCCACGCCCTGCGTGAACACCCAGACAAAAACCAGCGTCGAACCGATGCTCTTGACCGAATCCCAAATGCGTTTGTTCATAACCTTAATCCGTTCTTATCCGTGTGGATCTATGAGTGCTTTTTGAGCCGCGTCACGGGCTCCCGGACTTCGAACTCTCCGTTACCCGGTTCAATCACGACGTCATTGAAAACAGCCGCATCCAGCAGACTTTTAATGTAGT
It includes:
- the lepB gene encoding signal peptidase I, with the protein product MNKRIWDSVKSIGSTLVFVWVFTQGVAQATVVPSESMTPTILVGDHFFLDKVAFPANYPGAIQKYLPSRTIQRGEILAFWSPEEPNLRLVKRVIGLPGETLQVRHRDVYINDKKLVERYAIHTDPVEFQRRDDFGPITLGPDQFFMMGDNRDNSNDSRFWGPAPRSSFIGTPLFIYWSYDDVPYTHQLSATEWVEHSASVAAHFLTRTRWLRTGTVLH